The stretch of DNA GCCGGGCTGGCGGCCGCCATGAAGCTGGCCGAGCAGGGCGTGGACGTGGACCTGATGAGCCTGACGCCCGTCAAGCGATCGCACAGCGTCTGCGCCCAGGGGGGGATCAACAGCGTCAACGACCAGACCCGCCAGGCGGGCGACAGCGAGTGGCTGCATTTCGACGACACGGTCTACGGCGGCGACTTTCTCCAGCACCAGCCGCCGGTCAAGGAGATGTGCTCCTGGGGGCCGCGGATCATCGACCTGATGGACCGCCTGGGCGTGCCCTTCAACCGCACGGCCGAAGGTTTCCGCGACCAGCGCCGCTTCGGCGGCACGCTGTTCAAACGCACCGCCTTCGCCGGCGCCACCACCGGCCAGCAGCTCCTCTACGCGCTCGACGAGCAGGTCCGGCGCCACGAAGCCGAAGGGAAGGTCCGGAAGCACGAGCATTGGGAATATCTGGGGATGGTGAAGGATTCCGCCGGGGCCTGCCGCGGCATCGTCGCGGTGGACATGCGGTCGATGCAGGTGCGGGCCTTCCCGGGGGACGCTGTGATGCTCGCCACGGGGGGGCCGGGCCTGCTCTTCGGAAGAACCACCAACTCCATGATCAACACCGGTTCGGCGGCCGCCTCGGCCTACCTCGAGGGAGCCCGGTACGCCAACGGCGAGATGATCCAGGTCCATCCCACCGCGATTCCCGGCGAGGACAAGCTGCGGCTGATGTCGGAGTCGGCCCGCGGCGAGGGGGGGCGCATCTGGGTTCCGCGCGCCAAAGGGGACGCGCGCGAGCCGCGGCGGATCCCGGAGCCCGAGCGCTGGTATTTCCTCGAGGAGAAGTATCCCCGCTACGGGAACCTCGTGCCGCGCGACGTCGCCAGCCGCGAGATCTACGAGGTCTGCGTCGTCCAGGGGATGGGCCTCGAGGGCAAGACGATGGTCTACCTCGACCTCACGCACATCGATCGGGCCACGCTGAACCGGAAGCTGGGAGGGATCCTGGAGATCTACGAGAAGTTCACCGGCGTGGA from Candidatus Polarisedimenticolia bacterium encodes:
- the sdhA gene encoding succinate dehydrogenase flavoprotein subunit; this translates as AGLAAAMKLAEQGVDVDLMSLTPVKRSHSVCAQGGINSVNDQTRQAGDSEWLHFDDTVYGGDFLQHQPPVKEMCSWGPRIIDLMDRLGVPFNRTAEGFRDQRRFGGTLFKRTAFAGATTGQQLLYALDEQVRRHEAEGKVRKHEHWEYLGMVKDSAGACRGIVAVDMRSMQVRAFPGDAVMLATGGPGLLFGRTTNSMINTGSAAASAYLEGARYANGEMIQVHPTAIPGEDKLRLMSESARGEGGRIWVPRAKGDAREPRRIPEPERWYFLEEKYPRYGNLVPRDVASREIYEVCVVQGMGLEGKTMVYLDLTHIDRATLNRKLGGILEIYEKFTGVDPREEPMKIFPAVHYSMGGLWIDYESTSNGFINEASPRNHQTNISGLFASGEVDFQYHGANRLGANSLLSCLYGGKIGAKAMVAYACGQARRDPLPSPEARAAVRRWEEQFRRLASSAGPENPHALHKELGEMMNEHVTLVRFNPALRAVEERLAEMTERYGRLGNLDGSSWANASLLFANQLGNMLELGKVVTRGALLRDESRGAHFKPDFPRRNDEAWLKTTLAEHSAEGPVMSFADVDVSLVKPIARKYD